TATTATTTCCTTTAATTTAACATTTTGATTTCTAAATCGAGCTCTACTTTTTTCATTTTTTAATCTTATTGCGTTTTGAGGACAATTATTAATACAAGCTAAACAGCTTTGACAATTATCATAAAAGGTGGGGCTAGTATCTACTTTTATATTATCTACAGGACATACTTTTTCACAGGTTTTACATCCATTACAATTACTTTCCACATAAAACTTCTTTACAAACTGCTTACTATTATCATTTTGATTCATAAGTTTTGTAAGACTTCTAATAATAGGATGTTTCTTAATATGATTTCTTCCAACTTTAATATCATCAATTATTTTAGCAAGATTTTCTTCTATATTTTTCTTTGGCTCCTTTTCCATCTGCTTAGTAATATCAAATCCTGGTAGAAAATTATCAACCATAAGTAATTCATTGATATAAGAAAATTTAATGTTATTTCTTTTTCCAATTTCCAACAGGTGATTAGTAACTCCTCCAGCAAAGGCACCATAAGTTGCTACCGCAAAAATATACTTACTATTTAACTTCACTTTATCTAAGAATTCTTCAACAATTTTGGGAACACCAAGACCATAAATCGGAAATACTATACCAATTTTTTCGTCTTCAAATTCAAAGTTATCTTCCTTTATCAATTTAGGAATAGAGTAATACTCCCCTCCAATTTTTTTTGCTACATATAAATTATTTCCAGTTGCCGTAAAATATAATATTTTCATAATTATCCTCCTTGTGTTTTTCACTATAATATAACACGTATATCAATGACTACAAAAAACATTTTTAATTTTCATTCTCTATGTTGTAACCATTATAGTTACAACTAAATCATTTGTCAAATTCAAAAATATAGTATAGTTATATTGCGTTCACTTCATATAGATTCTTCTAGCTTTTTAATTTTAATTTTTATAAAAATATATTAATAATTTTATTTAATATACCTTTAATACTTAGAAACAAAGAAAGAATATTTTATTAATTTAATGTAAAAGCTATGATTGAAAATTAATTAATAAAAGGAGATTATTACTATGGATAAAGACCGTGCACTGGAAATTGCTTCTTCCCCAGTTATGGCTAATGTAACTTATCATGGATCCCCAATTTACATCGATAGTGTAAATGATAATAGCAAAACTGCAAATATACATTTTCTTAACAAACAAAAAAATTTACAAGAGATATCCTTAATTAATCTACAAGAACATTAAAAATATAGCAACTATTTTATATAAAAGTAGTTGCTATATCTACATAGTCATCTCATTTTAAGAATATACTTTTCCTATTTGCTTGAAATTTATTTGATGATAAATTAATTAAGAATTCTTCAATAGCGGAAATACCTGCAAGCACACAAACTATGTACACCATAATATCTGATTGAAGATACTTAAGTGATAGAGGGAATATAAACAGCATAACCCCTGTAATTTTATTGCCATATGTATGAAGCATCCCAAAGGTTTTATACTTTATAAACACCACCGTCATTGACATAACTCTTATTATTCCAATAATAACTATCCAAATAATGATTTCAACTGTTAGATTTATTATCGGATATAACACAATTATCAGTACTATACACATTATCAAATCTGCAACTGAGTCGAGTTTTTCTCCCAATTTGCTTGTCGTGTAAGTTTTTCTTGCTATAAATCCATCCAAAATATCGCTAATTCCACAAAAAGAATAAATTACTAAAAATTCTATACTTAATGGTTTTAGCAAAGCCAATATAAGTCCAAGAAATATTCTTGAAATTGAGATATAATTTGCTATTAATTTCAATTTATTACCTCATAAAATATAAAGTTTCTATATTTATTTATATAATTTTAGACTTTCCCCTTGACTAGCAATCCACATATTTAAAAGTTCTTTTAGTTCATCAACTTTTTCTTTATCTGTAGACCCATCATTAGGTTTTAGCTTTTCTACAACTTTGAACTCAAAGGCATCTTCTCCGTAAGTAGCCCAATCTTCTTGTAATTTTTTAATTTTACTCCTACCCAAATTTAATCGGAACTTAATTGATTCAAATGGCTTATATAAATTTGTACATATATCTACAAAAGAATATCTATTAACCGTATTATATACTTGAATTATACCCATCTCTATTTCTTGCTGCTTATAATTATTTATAATTTCTTTTTTGTTCATATCTCTCATAATATTAACCTCACAATTCTTATAATATTTACTTCCGTCATTTGTTCTGCTCAAGTATCCATAGTCTACTAGGTATCGGCGTATTGTTGCATCATCTTCATAAATGGTTTTAATGACTTTCTTTACTTCAGTTTCCGTGTAGTCTCTATCAGGCTCAAATAAATCAGCAAATCTTGGCAATAATGCTTTCCTTTTCTCTTCTTTAACAGGGAAAACTCGAAGCTTTGGATTTGTTATTTTGGGCATCTTTTCTTCAGCTAATTCCATAACTGCCAAAAATGCTCTTGCTTGTCTTGCTCTTTCTCTCAATGCAAATCTCATATTTCTTACTGTGGATTCTGTACATGCAAGCTTCATTGCAATTTCCTTACCACTATATTTATTCGATACCATATCTAAAAATTCTTTTTGAATTTCAGTTAATCCAGTATATTTTTTGTCCAACATCAGCAGTCTTTCAATAGGATTTCCATGTCTTCCAGTATGAGTATTTATACAATCATCATTTTCACCAATATATTCTCCACATATCAAACAAATAAATTCTGCTTTTTTACCATCCCATACATAACCTCTTTTAAAATCTTCTATAGTTGCATTACGGATAAATTCCTCCACACCTTTCTCCCATCTATTAAATTCATAGACATAATAACATTTATTCTATTTCTTTGTCAATAACACTTTTATAGTAAATAAAATAATATGAATATTATATTTTTTAGTATATTTCATTATTGTTACATTTACACCTGGACCTACAAATATTGTTCTTAAATCTCTATTTGCTTCACTAAAGCTAAGTAACTATTGCATATATACATTATAAATTCCTATTTCATCTTTTAATTTGTTAATAATCCTTTTTAATTTTTTTAATTTAATTTATTATCACATTTTGTTGAAAAATTTCATAAACTATTTATTAAGTAAGTAACAAATAAAGGAGCAAAACTTTATATGAGTAAATCAGAAGATGGATATATGTACAAATCAAAAGACGATGATATGTACAATATGTGCAAAGCCAAAGACCATGATATGTACAATATGTGCAAAGCTAAAGATGATGATATGTACAATATGTGCAAAGCTAAAGACGATGATATGTATAAATCAAAAGAATATGCGCGTGCATATATCTTACCTCAAAAATATGAAAATTTGTTTTCATGCAAAGAAGGATTTTTAATGGGGACAATATTTAAAGATCTTTATAGACCCTATCATGATCATGACTGCAAAAAAAATAAATGTGAGAGGTGAGACATTATGTGTCCGATGAACAATGAATTAAATAATATAATGATATATAATTTTTGTGCTGTAGACCTTAACCTATACCTTGATAATTTTCCCAATGACAAAAATGCTAGTGAAGATTACAGTAAAGTATCTTGTAAATTAACTAGTTTAATTCATGAATATGAAAAAAAACATGGCCCATTAACAAACTTTGGTTCATCTTTTGTAGAAGATCCAAAAGCTTGGACAGATGAACCATGGCCTTGGGATAATTATTAATAGGAGGAAGAAAAACTTATGTGGTATTATGTAAAAACATTAGAATATCCAATAAATTTAAAATGCAAAGATCTTAATATGGCAAAATATCTAATAACACAATACGGTGGTCCTGATGGTGAATTAAGTGCAGCACTTAGATATTTAGATCAACGTTATTCAATGCCAACTGGCAAGTCTAAAGCTCTTTTAACAGATATAGGCACAGAAGAAATGGCCCATGTTGAAATGATTGCAACTATGGTACACCAACTTATGGAAAATGCTACAGTTGATGAACTTAAGAAAGCAGGTCTTGGTGGAAGTTATGCTGACCATAGAAAAGCTCTGTTTTATACTGATGCTACCGGAAACCCTTGTCCTATAAAACAGCGACATTTTGGAAAGAATACACAATTAGTATTATACCTTCCAAGCTATCTAGCTTTGAAGGCAATACAAAGTTAGAACCTCCTAGGTAATATAACTCTTATCTATTCTATATAATAAAAATTATCTAGAATAGCCTGCCATCTTCTGATTATATTTTATCATTATAAACAAAAAATCACCTACATAGAGACGTATTTACATCTCTAATAAATGATTTTATAATAGTATTCTGATTTATTTTTATGTTTTAGATATCCTCTAAAAATTATTATTTTCCTAATAATTCATTAACTAATGATTTAACACTATCTACACACTGACCGCAACGAGTGTCAACATTTATAACAGATTGTATCTCTTCAAATGACTTAGCACCATTTTCAATGGCATCCCTTAAATTCTGTATAGTAACATTAGTACATCCACACACTACTTTATCATCATCCATTATATTCACTCCTTTGAATCTTTTGAATTTTAAACATTACTTATTTTAACATTTATTAGTCTCACCATTTATTGCTTTACTATGTGTACTTTATAAATTATTATTTTACTAACTTATGAAGTATAGTCTTTTAAATTTATTTAGTTACTTGCAGAGCTATTCATTGAATACTATACTATATTATGTAGCATATTCTTTATTATGTACGTAGGCACATAATAAAATAACCTGTCAGTCTGTCTCCTTGCTTGATGAAAAACATTCATGGCAAATTTGGACTTGTTATTTTCCTTCATATGCTTAATAAAAACTCATGGAATGAGAGGGCGATTTATGAATAAAAAAGAAATATTGGAATTAAAAAGACGTTTAAAAAAGGACGACTGTACATTTACCAGAATGTGCGGTTGCTATGTAGATGGTCAAAAAAATATTGTTTTAAATATCAAAGAAACTTTTTTAACTCTACAAGAGATAGAATTTTTTAAATATTTAGAGATTGCAAGAAAAACATTATCTGGAACTGTGGGAAATAATCTTCTAGAACTTAATTTTCCCCTTGATGAAGAAAATATAGGCGGTAGACAACTTTCTCTAATGGAACTAAAAAAAAGCAAATTAAAAAATGATGCTCTACTTGATAACTTCTATAAATTAATTATAGATAGTTATGACTACACAGGTAATTTTCTAATACTTATTTTTCACGATGCATACGATGTTATGACAAAAACTACAGATAATGCAAAATTAGATGAATCCGAAGAAGTATATGAATACCTATTATGTGCAATATGTCCGGTATCACTTTCAAAACCAGGTCTTGGATATCTTGAAGATAAAAATCGAATTGGAGCACGTCTTAGAGATTGGATAGTTGGTGCCCCTGATCTTGGATTTGTATTTCCAGCTTTTACAGACCGTAGTACTGATATTCATTCTATTATGTACTATACAAAAAATGCAAAAGATCCACATCCAGAATTAATGGAACAAGCTTTAGGCTGTAGTTCAAAACAAACTGCTACTGAACAAAAAGAAGCATTCAATACTATTATTCGTAATGCCATTGGCAATTATGAAGAAAAATCTGATCATTTATTCATGGAACTTCAAGAAACTCTTAATAATATGGTAGATGATCATACTACTGTTAATGGTAAAGATGCTGAGCCTATAATTTTGACTAATGATAATATTCAAGATATTCTAATTGAAAGCGGTATTCCTGAAGAAATTACTGCAAAAATCGAAAAATCCTATAAGGAAGAATTTGGTGATACACCTCCTGCAGTAGAACATTTAATCGATACAAAAGCATTAGCAGCAAATGAGCAAAGAAAAAAGGAAGAGAGACTTGAAAAAAAAGTACGAATACTAGAAGAAAGACTTGAAAAAACAAAAATAGATGCTGAATTAGATTCAGAAAAAGAATTAGCTTTGGAATTAGAAACTGATCTCATATTGAAAACAGAGACTGATATCATGTTAGAAACAAATTCTGACATTAATTTAGAATCAGCTTCCGACTCTAAGTTAGAATCAGCTTCTGACGCAGAAATAGAATTTGAGAACAATACTAATCCAAACTATGATATTGTACTTCAAGTAAAGCCTCAAAAAGTAACTCAAATAAAATCACAAATAATTGACGGGAAAAAATGTATTGTTATTCCTATGGATGATGATGAACAAGCCAATGTAAATGGTGTTAATACATTGCTTTAATTCATAAAAGAGACTAATATCTATGATTATTATGGATATTAGCCTTTTTGTTATACATTTTAACAATGTCTCCTATACAGCATTTATATCATTTTTTTCAATAACACCATAGGCTATAGATCCAAATTTAGTATTTCCATAACATTTTTGAATTCCTAATTTCTCAAACTCACCACTACCAACTCTTTCTTTAATAACAACACGATTTTTACAAACACGTAGTGCCTGTATAAGGGTTTCTTTTTTTAATCCTCCTTGCTGTGCAAATGGCCTTAAAGAATTTATTGCTACTGATTTTTTATTTGGTCTTTTAAACATAGGGTCAAAATAAACTACATCAAAGCTATTATCTGGTTGACTTAAAATATATTCTTCATAAGATGAATTAATAACATCTATCCTATCCATAAATGTTTTAGTTTCCTCATCTATATCTTTATAATCATTTAATCCATTTTTAGTTATACAAGCAATATACTTATTAACTTCCGTGCCAACAACCTTACCCTTTTCGCCGACAATAGATGCAAATACTATAGCATCTGTAGCCATTCCTAAAGTACAATCTAATACCCTATCCCCTTCCTTTAAATTCATAGCTTCTACCATAGGTTGATTAAAACCATCTTTTATTGTATTCAACTTAAGTCCTGATGTACTTGGATGCCAAAAAAATGTATTATCGTCTCCCTTTAAAACAATTTTATCTTTCTCTACAAAGAGAAAATATTCTATTTTATTCATTTCACTAATTTTCTCTATGCTACAATTCCCTCTTTTTACATATGGTATATCTAATTCTTTAGCTATACCATATGCTTTATTTATTAAACTTTCATCTGGATTTCTTGTAGTTGTAATTGCAATCTTCATATTATTTACCACCCTATCTTTTGTTTTTTCCTGCAAAATAGCTATTGTAATTATTACATCCTATTTTGAATTTATCATATTAATACTATTGTAGCTAATATAATCGTATTATTAAACATTTTTTATAAGTTGCTTCTATTAATATCATCTTCTTTATATTTGCATTATTTAAACTAAAGTTGTTAATACAAGAAAAAAATTCCTTACGGTCGAGTATAAACGTTATCTGCAGAAAGTTCCGGAAGCTATTTCCTATATAATAAAAAAAGGAATCTCTGAAGTTTTATATACTCCAAAGGCTCCTTTTATTTTGATTAATATTCTATAACAAACCTTCTTTAGTTAGAAATTCAATAGCAACATCCTTAGGGTCTTTTTTTAATTCATCCACTTCATAGTTCAGTTCACTCATTACGTCATCATTTATTAAATCTCCTACTTCTTCAACCAGTGGTTTTATTTCTGGATATTTCTCTAATATTTCAGAACGTACAATAGGAATAGCATAATATGGTGGAAAAAAGTGCTTATCATCTTTTAAAACAGTTAAATCATATTTTTTTAATAATCCATCTGTTGAGAATGCATCTATAATATCACTTTCCTTGTTCATTAAAGCTGAATATCTTGGAGTTCCGTCTATTCCAATTTTATCTTTGAAATTCAAATTATATTTTTTAGATAATCCAATTAATCCATCTTCTCTATTTAGAAACTCTAATGTTGTAGTTGCCGTCAATCCATTGGAAACTTTAGCAACATCACTTATTGTTTTTAAATTGTATTTTTCAGCTGTTTCTTTTGTTACAGCTAAAGTATACGTATTATTAAAATTCATTTGTTTTAATACTTCTACATTAAACTTATCTTTATAATCTTTTTTTACTGTATTATAAACTTCTTCTACATCAGATATTGGTGGATACTTCAATACATCTCCATAAGCTGTACCACTATAACTTACATACATATCAACATCACCGCTTTTTAATGCTGAAAATATAACTTGAGTACCACCTAATGCAAATTTACGATTTACCGAAATATCAGTTTTAAGTTCAATAAGCTCTGATAAAATATTTCCTAGAATTTCTTGCTCGGTAAAGTCCTTACTAGCAATAGTAATTGTTTTCTCATTAGTAATCCTTTTTGACAATCCAGTAAACATAAATATTGCAACTATTACGCAAGCTGTAACAGCCAAAATTCCTTTTTGAATTTTTCTTGTTTTGATCTTTGATGCTGAACTTTTGTTATTACTTTTTTGTAAGCTAATTGGAGTAACTAATTTTTCAACTACCCCAAATAAAAAATCTACTAATAATGCTAATATACAAGATGGAATTGCTCCACCTAAAATTTGGTTGGTATTAACGGTTCTTATTCCAGAGAAGACTAAATATCCTAGTCCTCCACCGCCAATAAATGCTGCCATTGTCATAAGACCTACTGCTGTAACTGCAGAAATTCTAATTCCTGACATTATAACTGGTAATGCTAACGGAATTTGTACTTTAGTTAAAACTTGAAACTTAGTAAGACCTATACCTCTTGCTGATTCTAATGTTTGCGCATTTATACTGTTAATTCCTGTTGTTGTGTTTTTTATAATTGGTAAAAGTGAATATAAGACTACCATTACAATAGCAGGGGTTGTCCCTATTCCTAAAAATGGTATTGCAAAACCTAGTAATGCCATACTTGGAATTGCTTGAATAACACTAGCTATCCCTAAAACTGGCGTATTCAATTTTTTAATATAACTTATAAGTATTCCCAACGGAATACCAATTAGAATGGCTATTCCTACTGATAACGCAGTCAGTTTTATATGTTCAAATAATAATATAACTATTTGATCTTTTGCTCCGTATAAATAATTAAAAAATTCATTCATTCTACTCCACCTCCTCAGTATCTAAAAATTGTTCACTAAGTGTTGTAACTAAACTACTTTTTGTAATTATCCCTTGTAATAATCCATCATTATCAAGAACAGGCACTTGAGATATCTTATTTTCTTTAACAATTTCAAGAATATCTATTATTGTATTATCTTCACTTACTTTAATGAATTCCTTATTCATTATTTCCTCAACTGATATATTTCTATCCACTCTATTTTGTATTTGTTTTGCTGTAACAATTCCTAAAAGATGATTTGATTTATCAATTACCATTAAACTATCAACTTTTGAGCTTCTCATTTTCTCTACACATCTTAATAATAATGCATTTTTCAAGCAAGTAACTGGATGATCTATCATAATATCCTTGGCTTTTATAAATTCTGGTGAAGACCATATTCTATTTTTGCCAATAAACTCACTTACAAAATCATTCAATGGATTTTTAAGAATATTTTCTGGAATATCATATTGAATAATTTCACCTTGATCCATTATGCAAATCTTATCTGCTATTTTTATTGCTTCATCCATATCATGAGTTACAAATACAATAGTCTTCTTAAATTTGTCTTGTAAATCAATTAACTCATCCTGAAGTTGTATACGTGTTATTGGATCAAGTGCACTAAACGGTTCATCCATTAGAATTATCTCAGGATCTGTTGCAAATGCTCTTGCAACTCCAATTCTTTGTTGTTGTCCTCCACTTAATTCAGTTGGATAACGATCCAAAAATTCTTCACTATTTAAGCCAACCATATCCATAAGCTCATAAGTTTTCTTTGTAATAGTTTCTGCTTTCATCTTCTCTACTTTAGGTATTATTTCAATATTTTCCTTAACAGTCATATGTGGAAATAATCCAGTTTGTTGAATTACGTAACCTATATTACGTCTTAATTTAATTATATCCCTAGAAGTAATGTCATCTCCATTAATCAAAATTTGACCAGATGATGGTTTTATAAGACGATTTATCATTTTTAAAGTTGTTGTCTTTCCACATCCACTTGCCCCTATAATTGCAACTAATTCTCCTCTATTTATATTAAAAGATACATTTTTTAATACAATTTTGTTTTTAAAATCTTTCCGTACATTTCTGAATTCTATCATTAAAATCCCTCCTCATTTTATTGACAACTTATTTTTTTATACAAGTTGTTACTTTTGATAGTTTTTTAGTGACAACTTCATTTTACTATTAAGTTGTCACTTTGTCAAACTCATCTCAACGATAGTTATTCTTATATTTCTACGTTATTTAACAATATTAATGCACCTCGAAAATAGAAATATAGAGCATAATATATCTATTCCCATCTAAATAGATATATTATGCTCTATTATATTTATATATTATGGATATAAATATTTATTTACGCGATCGTAACAGCTTTCATCTCCTATAAAATAGAAAATATCGTTTTCCCGTAAGACTGCATATGGTCCTGGTGACATTTCAAGACACTCATTTCTTTTAATACATATAATTGTTGCAGATGTGTTATGCCAAAAATTAATTTCAGCTACTGTTTTATCTACGTATGGCGTTTCTTTAGATATTCGTATTTCAAATGGTATAAACGGATTTATAGATTTAAATCTTTCTGTTTTATTAATTAATTCAAGTAATTGTTCTTTCAAATAGTCATTTTCTTGTTTCTGACGTTCTAAACTATTTAATATGTTATTTCTTAAATCATTAACTGTTTTAATATTATCATATTGTTTAACAAATTTAATTGCATTTTCATTAGATTTTATAACCACGCCGCTTCCTTTAGTTATATCTACAATATCTACATCTGCTAATATGCAAATGGCTCTCCTAGCTGTTTCTGATGAAACTCCATACTGACTAGCTAGTACTGAACGTGTATATATCTTTTCCCCTACTATATAATCTCCATTTGCTATTTTTGAAGCAATATCTGCAGCAATTTGTTGATAAACTGGATGTACTATTTTTATTTTTTTTTCCATCGTAACCTTCATCCTTTTGTTTAAATTATATTTAAATATTGTCATTTAATCTTTAGATGTATTTTATCACAATTCTTTTATTCCTTCTATTAATATTTTAATTTTTCATTATCACAAAATAAATTTGATTCTCTTTTTTAATTTTCCTATATTATATATATCTAGTTATCTATATATCTAGAATATACTTATTAAGTGGATTTGACTCATTGGAAGGCAAAACTCATGTTAATAATATGATACCAGAACATGAATTCGGGTAAAATACATTTCCGAAGGCGAAAAGAAAAACTTAGCTGATATATATAAATCTAAAACCATATTCTCTTAATTTTTTGTTTGGAACCAGTCTTCCGAGTTCAGAAAAGTTTTTCTTCTAAATAATCTATTGCAGATTTTAAAAATTCTACTTTATATTTCGTCATTAATCAAAGCCTTCATTCTATTATTTGCATCAGGAATGGACTATTTTTAAAAATAGAATATTCAAAATATTCAGAGTATGATATAATATAATAAAATATATAAAGGTGGTATGCTTTATGGAGAAATATGGAGATCATGAAATAATCGTAATACAAAATAATGAAAATCAATACCCATATAAGGCAATTGCAAGAATAGGTGATAAGGAAATAAAGCATAAGGGACAGAGTGCGTCCGAAGCAATTGATTTAGTTAAACAAAGCATTAATAAGTTAAAATCAAAACACATACTTTAGCTGTAGTATATTGAAATCCCACTAAATAAAAATCAGTATATTTAAAATATCAAGCATCGAATCTACATAAAACCCCTCGACACAGTGTCGAGGGGTTTTACCTTATCAAAAATAACCAAGTAAAAATCTACTTGGTTATTTTTTATATTCAAATATTCCTTTTACTATTCAGGAAGAACTATTACAGTTGCTTTAGAATTTTTAATAACTTTGCTTGTTACAGATCCAACCATTCTAACTAGTCCTTTTTTTCTAGACTTTGTCATTATTATCATGTCATAATTGTCTTCTTCTGCCTTTTTTAATATCTGATCTGAAGCGTATCCAAAAGTAGCAAACTTTTGAACTGTATATCCTTCTAATCCCACTGATGCTTCATCTAAAGCTAAGTTACTTTCTTCTCTTATATCCCACATGTTAACTGGCATTATTAAGTCCTCAGCTACAATTATCTCTCTTACATTCATTAGTGTAATTTCAATATCATTTTTATCAAAGTATTTTTTTATCCAATTAATAGAATGGGTGCTTCTCTCAGTAGTATCTAATGGAACTAAAATCTTTATTTTTTTCATATTGAGCACATCCTTTCATAATTATGATTATAATTTATATATTCTACACTTTATAACATTTTCCTTTATTTTTTATTGTAATTTTTATATATTTCCCCATATTTTCTTCACGTACCAACTTATTTATTAGCCTCTTCCTCTAAAAAGAATTGGACTTGAACCAAATGAGTGCCCTTCTAGGTATAATTTATTTTCAAGTTTAATTAGTTCTTCAGCTAAAATTGTATTTGATCTTAAATCTGTAGGTTCTTTTACTATATCAAGTTTTATATCTTTATTTTTTCGATAATAACTATAATTTTTCCATAACCATCCTTTTATATTTTTCAACGTTGATGGCTTCCTAATAATTTCCATAGTGGTTTTTCTATATTTCTCAAATTCATCTTTTTCAACGTCATTTAATGCAGATAATTCATGTCCTAAATTTCTAGCCATTTTTTCATCTAGTTCTTGGCATAAAAATATGATTTGCTTTCTAATTAAATTAAAAAGAGGATATTGCACAACTAAAAAATTGGTTATGCAACAGTCCCTCTGGAAAAATACTAAGTTAATTATATTGCTCTAAGAGTACTTCTGAAATTCTAAGCATTAATGTTTCTATAGACCTAATTTTTTTAATATTAGTTGGTTATTTTCCTTTGATAAAAATTCGCGGATAACAGGTAAATTATCTTTTAAAACTTCAAAATGTTTTTCTATTTCTTCACTTGCGTATAAGATTCCTTTGAAATCCTTAATATGACTCTCTGCCATATTATTATCTTTTTTATCATTATAATAGCAGTAATCATCTTCTTTATTCCTACCATTCCAAACTTCACAACCTTCGAATGGGTTTGCAGTCCCAATATATAATTTATCTTCACTATCCACAAATAATATTCTTCCACCATAATTATTAGGATTATTTAAACCTGATTTTATTAGTCGCTTAAAGGTTCTACCATTTCCAGATTCATATAAATCAAAACCAATTGGATATTTAACTTCAGCTAAAATTCTAACAATTGCTGCATAAATATTAATTATTATTTCAGTAATAGGTGCAGTAATTCTAGCTTCAATAGCAGCTCTATTTCCAAGTAGAGTATCTAATATAACCTCCATATTACTTGAATCATCAAAGGTTGATATTAATAATTTACCTTCATATTCCTGTATTTGCCATGCATATACATTGAAAGGATTATTGAATCCTGATCCAAGTCCTGATATGCTTTCTCCTCTACTTCCTTTAGAAGGA
The DNA window shown above is from Clostridium beijerinckii and carries:
- a CDS encoding proline/glycine betaine ABC transporter ATP-binding protein; the protein is MIEFRNVRKDFKNKIVLKNVSFNINRGELVAIIGASGCGKTTTLKMINRLIKPSSGQILINGDDITSRDIIKLRRNIGYVIQQTGLFPHMTVKENIEIIPKVEKMKAETITKKTYELMDMVGLNSEEFLDRYPTELSGGQQQRIGVARAFATDPEIILMDEPFSALDPITRIQLQDELIDLQDKFKKTIVFVTHDMDEAIKIADKICIMDQGEIIQYDIPENILKNPLNDFVSEFIGKNRIWSSPEFIKAKDIMIDHPVTCLKNALLLRCVEKMRSSKVDSLMVIDKSNHLLGIVTAKQIQNRVDRNISVEEIMNKEFIKVSEDNTIIDILEIVKENKISQVPVLDNDGLLQGIITKSSLVTTLSEQFLDTEEVE
- a CDS encoding GntR family transcriptional regulator codes for the protein MEKKIKIVHPVYQQIAADIASKIANGDYIVGEKIYTRSVLASQYGVSSETARRAICILADVDIVDITKGSGVVIKSNENAIKFVKQYDNIKTVNDLRNNILNSLERQKQENDYLKEQLLELINKTERFKSINPFIPFEIRISKETPYVDKTVAEINFWHNTSATIICIKRNECLEMSPGPYAVLRENDIFYFIGDESCYDRVNKYLYP
- a CDS encoding universal stress protein, with protein sequence MKKIKILVPLDTTERSTHSINWIKKYFDKNDIEITLMNVREIIVAEDLIMPVNMWDIREESNLALDEASVGLEGYTVQKFATFGYASDQILKKAEEDNYDMIIMTKSRKKGLVRMVGSVTSKVIKNSKATVIVLPE